The following coding sequences are from one Betaproteobacteria bacterium window:
- a CDS encoding PKD domain-containing protein — MAPTLAVGGASSGLVGQNYVLNLGAITDPGTDAVISYQIDWGDGNTQTVLAGGNVNHVYGATGHYAVQVGLTDDDGSHANAGSHNVEIDPYLVRIGQAPDRQTGTGGQWAAAWNHADVTVLHKANSTSVVEDWTPVRFSGLSPQLLSGGDIYAGDLGVSGQSLATSSVRQEIDGNEGLRFNLDGEADAVTVNLSRFFIQDDGSLFAEAGRLRLLDANGAVVGEAVFHASSAAGSKQVTLTGQDHFVAVELNAGVYDGSDFVFGGYANANGSFATGPTTDAVGGRHGSDFLVDSIEFNFVAVGVPQQDQNLI, encoded by the coding sequence GTGGCCCCGACGCTCGCCGTGGGGGGCGCTTCTTCGGGCCTGGTGGGCCAGAACTACGTGCTCAATCTCGGCGCGATCACCGATCCCGGTACGGATGCCGTCATCAGCTATCAGATCGACTGGGGCGACGGCAACACGCAGACGGTTCTGGCAGGCGGGAATGTGAATCACGTCTACGGTGCGACGGGCCACTACGCCGTTCAGGTGGGGCTGACCGACGATGATGGAAGCCACGCCAACGCCGGCAGCCACAACGTCGAGATCGATCCCTATCTCGTGCGTATCGGACAGGCTCCGGATCGTCAGACCGGAACAGGGGGTCAGTGGGCGGCAGCCTGGAATCACGCCGACGTGACCGTGCTTCACAAGGCGAATTCCACCAGCGTCGTGGAGGACTGGACGCCCGTGAGATTCAGTGGTCTCAGTCCCCAACTGCTCAGTGGGGGCGATATCTACGCGGGTGACCTGGGGGTCAGCGGCCAGTCCCTGGCGACCAGTTCAGTGCGCCAGGAAATCGACGGAAACGAAGGCCTGCGCTTCAATCTGGATGGCGAAGCCGACGCCGTGACGGTCAATCTGTCGCGCTTCTTCATCCAGGACGATGGCAGCCTCTTTGCCGAAGCCGGACGCCTGAGGCTTCTCGATGCAAACGGCGCCGTCGTCGGGGAGGCGGTCTTCCACGCCAGTTCCGCTGCTGGCAGCAAGCAGGTCACGCTGACCGGACAGGATCATTTCGTCGCGGTCGAGCTCAACGCCGGGGTCTATGACGGAAGTGATTTTGTCTTCGGCGGCTACGCCAACGCCAATGGAAGCTTCGCGACCGGGCCGACGACGGATGCAGTCGGAGGCCGGCATGGCTCCGATTTCCTCGTCGATTCCATCGAATTCAATTTCGTCGCCGTGGGGGTTCCGCAGCAGGATCAGAATCTCATTTGA
- a CDS encoding PKD domain-containing protein: protein MAPTVALSGAAAVEVGQSYTLNLGAVTDPGTDTVSSYLIDWGDGNSQTVNSGGNVSHTYGSTGNYTIGVSLSDEDGTFANPTTVAVAVNAATAALSLEAGANAALDEGATFSRNLSFSDGEDSGAAGWTYSIDYGDGTVVNGSTLVKNLDLNHVYGDGDATRTVTVSLTDVAGETASDSFQVQVNNVAPTAAVTGADNVSEGSVYTLNVGSVVEPGTDTRTGYSIDWGDGSTQALTPAQWAAAAGASPTPTPTAAMGARRATSSCKPRTKTAPSPWAARP from the coding sequence GTGGCCCCGACCGTTGCCCTCAGCGGTGCGGCCGCAGTCGAAGTGGGGCAGAGCTACACCCTCAACCTGGGGGCGGTGACCGATCCGGGCACCGACACCGTGAGCAGCTACCTCATCGACTGGGGCGACGGCAACAGCCAGACCGTCAACAGCGGCGGCAACGTCAGCCACACCTACGGCAGCACCGGCAACTACACCATCGGCGTCAGCCTCAGCGACGAAGACGGCACCTTCGCCAACCCCACCACGGTGGCTGTCGCGGTCAATGCCGCCACCGCCGCCCTCAGTCTGGAAGCCGGCGCCAACGCGGCGCTGGACGAAGGCGCCACCTTCAGCCGCAACCTCAGCTTCAGCGACGGCGAAGACAGCGGCGCCGCCGGCTGGACCTACAGCATCGACTACGGTGACGGCACGGTGGTCAATGGCAGCACCCTGGTCAAGAACCTCGACCTCAACCACGTCTACGGTGACGGCGACGCCACCCGGACGGTGACCGTCAGCCTGACCGACGTCGCCGGCGAAACCGCCAGCGACAGCTTCCAGGTCCAGGTCAACAACGTGGCCCCGACGGCTGCGGTGACGGGCGCCGACAACGTGAGCGAAGGCAGTGTGTACACGCTGAACGTTGGGTCGGTGGTCGAACCTGGAACGGACACCCGGACGGGCTACAGCATCGACTGGGGCGACGGCAGCACCCAGGCACTCACGCCGGCCCAATGGGCGGCGGCGGCAGGAGCTTCACCCACACCTACGCCGACGGCGGCAATGGGGGCACGGCGCGCAACATCGTCGTGCAAGCCACGGACGAAGACGGCACCTTCACCCTGGGCAGCAAGGCCCTGA
- a CDS encoding PEP-CTERM sorting domain-containing protein (PEP-CTERM proteins occur, often in large numbers, in the proteomes of bacteria that also encode an exosortase, a predicted intramembrane cysteine proteinase. The presence of a PEP-CTERM domain at a protein's C-terminus predicts cleavage within the sorting domain, followed by covalent anchoring to some some component of the (usually Gram-negative) cell surface. Many PEP-CTERM proteins exhibit an unusual sequence composition that includes large numbers of potential glycosylation sites. Expression of one such protein has been shown restore the ability of a bacterium to form floc, a type of biofilm.) — protein sequence MSVNVKKILCAVGLLALSGLSQAAVLFERAPSASLGGVQADASTGSYSQSFGSLAGATLDSITWWGFHFDAPAGGNAFTVALGGNILTGVLSSTDVGNAQELYRYTLDITDVVLTGSDTTLEIVNDSFDVQWAWQDAVGGATAGLTAFRLEGTRAGQPVPEPGVLGLLGLALVAGAIARKRIR from the coding sequence ATGTCGGTCAATGTCAAAAAAATCCTGTGCGCCGTCGGCTTGCTTGCCCTCAGCGGCTTGTCCCAGGCGGCCGTGCTGTTCGAGCGCGCGCCTTCTGCCTCCTTGGGCGGGGTGCAGGCTGATGCTTCGACGGGCTCCTATAGCCAGAGCTTCGGCTCCCTGGCGGGCGCGACACTCGATTCGATCACCTGGTGGGGTTTCCATTTCGATGCGCCGGCTGGCGGGAATGCCTTCACGGTTGCCTTGGGCGGGAACATCCTCACGGGAGTCCTGAGTTCCACGGACGTCGGCAATGCGCAGGAACTCTATCGCTACACGCTCGATATCACGGACGTGGTGCTCACGGGCAGCGATACCACGCTGGAAATCGTCAATGATAGCTTCGATGTGCAATGGGCTTGGCAGGATGCCGTCGGGGGGGCGACCGCTGGCCTGACGGCGTTCAGACTGGAAGGGACCCGCGCTGGCCAGCCGGTTCCCGAGCCGGGAGTCCTGGGTTTGCTGGGGCTGGCTCTCGTGGCGGGCGCGATAGCCCGCAAGAGGATCCGCTGA
- the lon gene encoding endopeptidase La — MSTPESLPESVDLPLLPLRDVVVFPHMVIPLFVGRPKSIKALEVAMESGRSILLVAQKSAAKDEPDAEDLYRIGCMANILQMLKLPDGTVKVLVEGTQRAQVEAIDPQPTLFMATATALAPAGVEDHEIEAMRRAVIAQFDQFVKLNKKIPPEVLSSISGIEDAGRLADTIAAHLPLKLEQKQEILEMGNVRERIDRLLSQLETEIDILQVEKRIRGRVKRQMEKSQREYYLNEQVKAIQKELGEGEEGADLDELDKKIKAAGMSKEGLAKAQGELKKLRLMSPMSAEATVVRNYIETLIGLPWRKKTRVSKELREAEKVLDTDHYGLEKVKERIVEYLAVQQRVEKVKAPILCLVGPPGVGKTSLGQSIAKATNRKFVRMALGGVRDEAEIRGHRRTYIGSMPGKILQSLSKVGVRNPLFLLDEVDKLGQDFRGDPSSALLEVLDPEQNHTFQDHYVEVDFDLSDVMFVATANTLNIPAPLLDRMEVIRLSGYTEDEKVNIALRYLLPKQLKNNGVKKTELTVADSALRDIVRYYTREAGVRALEREISKICRKVVKTLLLKKRSSKMVVNARNLDKFLGVRRYTFGMAEKQNQVGQVTGLAWTEVGGELLTIECVAIPGKGNILRTGSLGDVMKESVEAARSVVRARSQRLGITDDIFEKRDIHIHVPEGATPKDGPSAGIAMTTALVSSFTGIPVRCDVCMTGEITLRGEVLAIGGLKEKLLAAVRGGLKTALIPEENVKDLTEIPDNIKNRIEIVPVKWIDQVLERALERLPAALPDAISPAVVAGTETASASTVVTH, encoded by the coding sequence ATGTCCACCCCAGAATCGCTTCCGGAATCCGTCGATCTCCCGCTCCTGCCCCTGCGGGACGTGGTGGTCTTCCCCCACATGGTCATCCCCCTCTTCGTCGGCCGCCCCAAGTCCATCAAGGCCCTCGAAGTGGCCATGGAGTCCGGCCGCAGCATTCTGCTGGTGGCCCAGAAATCTGCCGCCAAGGACGAGCCCGACGCTGAAGACCTGTATCGCATCGGTTGCATGGCGAACATTCTGCAGATGCTCAAGCTGCCGGACGGGACGGTCAAGGTTCTGGTCGAGGGCACCCAGCGCGCCCAGGTGGAAGCCATCGATCCCCAGCCCACCCTTTTCATGGCCACCGCCACCGCCCTCGCCCCGGCCGGGGTCGAGGATCACGAAATCGAGGCCATGCGCCGTGCGGTGATCGCCCAGTTCGATCAATTCGTCAAACTCAACAAGAAGATTCCTCCGGAAGTCCTCTCGTCCATCTCGGGCATCGAGGACGCCGGCCGCCTGGCCGACACCATCGCCGCCCACCTGCCCCTCAAGCTGGAGCAAAAGCAGGAAATTCTGGAGATGGGCAATGTGCGCGAGCGGATCGACCGCCTCTTGTCGCAACTCGAGACCGAGATCGACATCCTCCAGGTCGAAAAGCGTATCCGTGGCCGCGTCAAGCGTCAGATGGAAAAGAGCCAGCGCGAGTACTACCTCAACGAGCAGGTCAAGGCGATCCAGAAGGAGTTGGGCGAGGGTGAGGAAGGGGCCGACCTCGATGAACTGGACAAGAAGATCAAGGCCGCCGGCATGAGCAAGGAGGGTCTTGCCAAGGCCCAGGGCGAACTGAAGAAGCTCCGCCTCATGTCGCCCATGTCGGCCGAAGCCACGGTCGTGCGCAATTACATCGAAACCCTCATCGGGCTGCCGTGGCGCAAGAAGACCCGCGTCAGCAAGGAACTGCGCGAAGCCGAAAAGGTTCTCGACACCGACCACTACGGCTTGGAAAAGGTCAAGGAACGCATCGTCGAATACCTTGCCGTGCAGCAGCGTGTCGAGAAGGTCAAGGCTCCCATCCTGTGCCTCGTGGGGCCTCCGGGCGTGGGCAAGACCTCCCTCGGCCAGTCCATCGCCAAGGCAACCAACCGCAAATTCGTGCGCATGGCCCTGGGCGGCGTGCGCGACGAGGCCGAAATCCGCGGTCACCGCCGCACCTACATCGGATCGATGCCCGGCAAGATCCTGCAAAGCCTGAGCAAGGTCGGCGTACGCAATCCCCTCTTCCTCCTGGACGAAGTGGACAAGCTGGGGCAGGACTTCCGCGGCGACCCCTCCTCCGCCCTGCTGGAAGTGCTCGACCCGGAACAGAACCACACCTTCCAGGACCACTACGTCGAGGTCGATTTCGATCTCTCCGACGTCATGTTCGTGGCCACGGCCAATACCCTCAACATCCCTGCGCCGCTCCTCGACCGCATGGAAGTGATCCGTCTTTCCGGCTATACGGAAGACGAAAAGGTCAATATCGCCCTGCGCTACCTGCTGCCCAAGCAGTTGAAGAACAATGGCGTCAAGAAGACCGAACTCACCGTCGCCGATTCGGCCCTGCGCGACATCGTGCGCTATTACACCCGGGAAGCCGGCGTGCGGGCGCTGGAGCGCGAAATCTCCAAAATCTGCCGCAAGGTCGTCAAGACCCTGCTGCTCAAGAAGCGCAGCAGCAAGATGGTGGTCAACGCCCGCAACCTGGACAAATTCCTCGGCGTGCGCCGCTACACCTTCGGCATGGCGGAAAAACAGAATCAGGTGGGACAGGTCACCGGTCTCGCCTGGACGGAAGTCGGCGGCGAACTGCTCACCATCGAATGCGTCGCCATCCCCGGCAAGGGCAACATCCTGCGCACCGGCTCCCTGGGCGACGTCATGAAGGAATCCGTCGAAGCTGCGCGCTCCGTCGTGCGAGCCCGCTCCCAGCGCCTCGGCATCACCGATGACATTTTTGAAAAGCGCGACATCCACATCCATGTCCCGGAAGGCGCCACGCCCAAGGACGGCCCCTCGGCGGGCATCGCCATGACCACCGCCCTGGTATCCTCCTTCACCGGCATTCCCGTGCGCTGCGATGTGTGCATGACCGGAGAAATCACTCTGCGGGGTGAGGTGCTGGCCATTGGCGGACTCAAGGAAAAACTTCTGGCCGCGGTCCGCGGTGGGCTCAAGACCGCCCTGATTCCTGAGGAAAACGTCAAGGATCTGACCGAAATCCCGGACAACATCAAGAACCGCATCGAAATCGTCCCGGTCAAGTGGATCGATCAGGTACTGGAGCGCGCCCTGGAAAGGCTTCCCGCCGCCCTGCCGGATGCGATTTCCCCCGCAGTAGTCGCGGGTACCGAAACGGCGTCGGCTTCGACCGTCGTGACCCATTGA
- a CDS encoding HU family DNA-binding protein, which yields MNKSELIDQIATASEISKAAAGRALDAAVDAIKAELKKGGTVTLVGFGTFSTSKRAARTGRNPRTGATLKIKAAKVPKFKPGKGLKDAVN from the coding sequence ATGAACAAATCCGAACTCATCGACCAGATCGCGACGGCCTCCGAGATTTCCAAGGCCGCCGCCGGTCGCGCCCTCGATGCCGCCGTTGATGCCATCAAAGCCGAGCTCAAGAAGGGGGGCACGGTCACCCTGGTCGGTTTCGGCACTTTCTCCACGAGCAAGCGCGCTGCCCGTACCGGCCGCAACCCGCGTACCGGCGCCACCCTCAAGATCAAGGCCGCCAAGGTGCCCAAGTTCAAGCCTGGCAAGGGCCTCAAGGACGCTGTAAACTGA
- a CDS encoding type I secretion system permease/ATPase: protein MTFGFEKPRPGSSLAAAMDIARVTLGRVAFFSFFINLLMLVSSIYMLQVYDRVLASRSGHTLFYLSLLAAGCMAVLALLEIVRSRLLVRMGARFDAQLSTKVFSATLLGGRSGQMLRDLDNLRGFLTGPHALSLLDAPWSPIFIALVYVLHPWLGHVALLGGMILLALGVWNERYTKAPLAEAGKHMSGATQFAEVSARNAEAVAAMGMLGGLKGVWQKHHDLGIGLQGQASDRGGNVAAIAKAVRIFLQIAILGVGAWLVIRQDATGGVMIASSIIMGRGLAPVEASIGGWKSFLMAREAYQRLYKQFGNDVAGVAPMPLPTPKGALRFDAVTAGPPESGRATVRNLNFALDAGTCLGITGPSGAGKSTLARLAVGIWRAQAGAVRLDGVLFADWRREEVGPHVGFLPQDIELFPGTVAQNIARFGEVDSRQVVEAAQLAGAHQTILDLPQGYDSQIGPGGANLSGGQRQRIGLARAFYGRPSLVVLDEPTSNLDAEGEAAVRQAMDQLRQLGSTVLVIAHRPALLGGTDNLLVLMSGQIANFGATSEIMPVITRRVVTRPEGGNAESSGGLHG, encoded by the coding sequence ATGACATTCGGATTCGAAAAACCCAGGCCCGGGTCCAGTCTGGCGGCGGCCATGGACATCGCGCGGGTCACCCTGGGTCGAGTCGCTTTCTTCAGCTTTTTCATCAATCTGCTGATGCTTGTGTCGTCGATCTACATGCTCCAGGTGTACGACCGAGTGCTGGCATCCCGCAGTGGTCATACGCTGTTTTACCTTTCTCTGCTGGCGGCGGGATGTATGGCGGTCCTGGCCCTGCTGGAAATCGTGCGTTCCAGGTTGCTGGTGCGCATGGGCGCCCGCTTTGACGCCCAACTCTCCACCAAGGTGTTTTCCGCAACTTTGCTGGGCGGGCGGAGCGGGCAGATGTTGCGTGATCTCGACAATCTGCGCGGGTTCCTGACCGGTCCCCATGCGCTGAGCCTGCTCGACGCTCCTTGGTCCCCCATCTTCATCGCCCTGGTATACGTCCTGCATCCCTGGCTCGGGCATGTCGCCCTGCTGGGCGGGATGATTCTGCTGGCGCTCGGGGTGTGGAACGAACGTTACACCAAGGCTCCCCTGGCCGAGGCCGGCAAGCACATGTCCGGAGCGACCCAGTTTGCAGAGGTTTCGGCGCGCAATGCGGAGGCCGTGGCCGCGATGGGAATGCTCGGTGGATTGAAGGGGGTATGGCAGAAACACCACGATCTCGGTATTGGGCTCCAGGGGCAGGCCAGCGACCGAGGGGGCAACGTGGCGGCCATTGCCAAGGCCGTCCGGATATTTCTACAAATCGCCATCCTCGGCGTAGGCGCATGGCTGGTCATACGCCAGGACGCCACCGGCGGTGTGATGATTGCGTCGTCGATCATCATGGGGCGGGGGCTTGCCCCGGTAGAGGCCTCGATTGGGGGTTGGAAGAGTTTCTTGATGGCCCGGGAGGCCTATCAGCGGCTGTACAAGCAGTTTGGCAACGATGTCGCGGGCGTGGCGCCCATGCCGCTTCCGACGCCCAAGGGGGCTCTGCGCTTCGACGCCGTCACCGCCGGTCCACCGGAGAGCGGCCGGGCCACCGTACGCAACCTGAACTTTGCCCTCGACGCCGGAACCTGCCTCGGCATTACCGGCCCGAGCGGGGCGGGAAAGTCTACCCTTGCCCGGCTTGCGGTCGGGATTTGGCGCGCGCAGGCGGGTGCGGTGCGCCTCGATGGCGTTTTGTTCGCCGACTGGCGGCGCGAGGAAGTGGGGCCCCATGTCGGGTTCCTACCCCAGGATATCGAGCTTTTCCCTGGAACCGTGGCCCAGAACATCGCCCGTTTCGGGGAAGTCGACTCACGCCAGGTGGTCGAGGCGGCCCAACTCGCGGGGGCCCATCAGACCATTCTCGATCTACCGCAGGGCTACGATTCCCAGATTGGGCCTGGCGGGGCGAATCTTTCCGGCGGACAGCGACAACGGATCGGCTTGGCGAGAGCCTTCTACGGACGTCCTTCCCTGGTGGTCCTCGATGAGCCGACCTCCAATCTGGATGCGGAAGGAGAAGCCGCAGTGCGTCAGGCGATGGACCAGTTGCGCCAACTTGGCTCGACGGTCCTGGTCATTGCGCACAGGCCTGCGCTTCTGGGGGGAACCGACAACCTCCTGGTATTGATGAGTGGCCAGATAGCCAATTTTGGCGCCACCTCGGAAATCATGCCGGTCATCACCCGTCGCGTCGTGACCAGACCTGAGGGCGGAAACGCGGAATCATCCGGAGGTCTGCATGGCTGA
- a CDS encoding tetratricopeptide repeat protein has product MSSHCFDVTLEDFEAKAFHPSIETPVLVDFWAPWCGPCKTLTPLLEKLAAEYAGRFLLAKVNSDENPELAHHFGVRSIPTVKVLFGGQLVDEFSGALSEGELRAFLDRLLPPAKASLRDEAAALVAEGRREEALALLVQASRETPEDEGVRLDAADLLLQLGRNDEAAQVLAAEYLREADRAQALRSRLALAQGGADTAALETEVAAAPDNHARRLELSRAYAAAGRYREACEAALEVVRRDRFFDEGAGRKALLQLFQALGSEERYDDLVREYRRALSTALN; this is encoded by the coding sequence ATGTCATCCCACTGCTTTGACGTCACCCTGGAAGATTTTGAGGCCAAGGCCTTTCACCCTTCCATCGAAACCCCCGTCCTGGTTGATTTCTGGGCCCCCTGGTGCGGTCCCTGCAAGACCCTGACCCCGCTTCTGGAGAAGCTCGCAGCGGAGTACGCAGGACGCTTCCTGCTGGCCAAGGTCAATTCCGACGAAAACCCCGAGCTCGCCCACCACTTCGGAGTTCGTAGCATTCCCACCGTCAAGGTTCTTTTCGGCGGGCAACTGGTGGATGAGTTCTCCGGTGCCCTCTCCGAGGGCGAACTGCGCGCCTTCCTGGATCGCCTGCTCCCGCCTGCCAAGGCGAGTCTGCGCGACGAAGCCGCTGCCCTGGTGGCCGAGGGCCGGCGCGAGGAGGCCCTTGCCCTCCTGGTCCAGGCCTCCCGGGAAACTCCGGAAGACGAAGGCGTACGCCTGGATGCGGCCGACCTGCTGCTGCAATTGGGACGCAACGACGAGGCCGCCCAAGTCCTCGCCGCGGAATATCTGCGGGAAGCCGATCGTGCCCAGGCCCTGCGTTCCCGCCTCGCCCTCGCCCAGGGCGGAGCGGATACGGCAGCGCTGGAAACAGAAGTCGCCGCAGCACCGGACAACCACGCTCGCCGCCTCGAACTCTCCCGTGCCTACGCGGCTGCGGGGCGCTATCGGGAAGCCTGCGAAGCGGCTCTGGAAGTGGTGCGCCGTGACCGCTTCTTCGACGAGGGCGCAGGACGCAAGGCCCTGCTGCAACTCTTCCAGGCCCTGGGCTCTGAGGAGCGCTACGACGATCTGGTGAGGGAATATCGCCGGGCGCTCTCCACAGCGCTCAATTGA
- a CDS encoding HlyD family type I secretion periplasmic adaptor subunit, with the protein MAEVSGLRLEEQSLIVGEAAAKADETRWVRLGNLILAVSFGIFFIWSLLAPLSSAVIAQGVVKVDSSRKKIQHPEGGVVKDIRVKDGTQVKAGDVLIRLDETKAGAAFGVVRGGRDVALATAARLEAERDERSAIVFPPELLARKDDAQVAEILRSQQSQFEARRTSRLGELSILDRQIAALGSEISGLSSQQRAKDEQLASLRHDLAAMAELAGKGMMEKPKIRAVEREIAVLQGEHSELASKIASARTQISEKELKKFQVKKAFHEEVVAEFKKVQAENFELIERVSATRYTLEQTEIRSPVDGTVTELKVHTSGGVIGPGEVVMEVVPSADQLVLEGKVLPADIDRIAVGQQVGVKIHAFNSRTTPELSGALTYVSADATVDPKSDLSYFVVKATVPESELARLGDQRVQPGMQADLFIVTGERTFMGYLLDPLVDSFNMAWRER; encoded by the coding sequence ATGGCTGAGGTATCGGGGCTTCGTCTCGAAGAGCAGTCCTTGATCGTTGGCGAGGCGGCAGCCAAGGCCGACGAGACGCGCTGGGTCCGCTTGGGGAATCTCATTCTTGCCGTCAGTTTTGGGATTTTCTTCATCTGGTCCCTGCTGGCGCCGCTGTCTTCGGCGGTGATCGCGCAGGGCGTCGTCAAGGTCGATAGCAGCCGCAAGAAGATTCAGCATCCCGAAGGCGGGGTGGTCAAGGACATCCGAGTCAAGGATGGGACTCAGGTCAAGGCTGGCGACGTGCTCATCCGGCTCGACGAAACCAAGGCCGGCGCAGCCTTCGGAGTCGTGCGGGGGGGCAGGGATGTTGCGCTGGCGACCGCCGCGCGCCTGGAGGCGGAGAGGGATGAGCGGTCCGCCATTGTCTTTCCACCCGAGTTGCTTGCGCGAAAGGATGATGCTCAGGTCGCCGAAATCCTGCGCTCCCAGCAGTCCCAGTTTGAGGCGCGCAGAACTTCGCGGCTGGGAGAGTTGAGTATTCTCGATCGCCAGATTGCCGCGCTGGGGAGCGAGATCTCGGGCCTGTCCTCCCAGCAGCGCGCCAAGGACGAGCAGCTCGCCAGTCTGCGGCACGATTTGGCAGCCATGGCCGAACTTGCCGGCAAAGGCATGATGGAGAAGCCAAAAATCCGCGCGGTCGAGCGGGAGATTGCCGTACTCCAGGGCGAGCACAGTGAATTGGCATCCAAGATTGCCTCCGCCAGAACCCAGATCAGCGAAAAGGAATTGAAGAAGTTTCAGGTCAAGAAGGCTTTCCACGAGGAGGTGGTGGCCGAGTTCAAAAAAGTGCAGGCGGAAAACTTCGAACTCATCGAGCGGGTGAGTGCGACCCGCTACACCCTGGAGCAAACCGAGATTCGCTCGCCGGTGGATGGCACTGTGACGGAACTAAAGGTCCATACCTCCGGGGGCGTCATCGGCCCGGGTGAAGTGGTGATGGAGGTCGTTCCGAGTGCCGACCAGTTGGTTCTCGAGGGCAAAGTGTTGCCCGCCGATATCGACCGCATCGCCGTGGGGCAGCAAGTCGGCGTGAAAATTCATGCTTTCAATTCGCGCACCACGCCCGAGCTTTCTGGAGCACTGACTTACGTCTCCGCGGACGCAACGGTGGATCCCAAATCAGACTTGAGCTACTTCGTCGTCAAGGCTACCGTGCCCGAATCTGAGCTTGCGCGACTTGGCGACCAGAGAGTCCAACCCGGGATGCAGGCAGATTTGTTCATCGTTACCGGTGAGCGGACCTTCATGGGGTATCTGCTCGATCCCCTCGTCGATTCCTTCAACATGGCCTGGCGCGAGCGCTGA